Proteins encoded in a region of the Amphiprion ocellaris isolate individual 3 ecotype Okinawa chromosome 21, ASM2253959v1, whole genome shotgun sequence genome:
- the elk3 gene encoding ETS domain-containing protein Elk-3, which yields MESSITLWQFLLQLLLDQSHKHLICWTSNDGEFKLLKSEEVAKLWGLRKNKTNMNYDKLSRALRYYYDKNIIKKVIGQKFVYKFVSFPDILKMDPAVVESGRSSEESVGATSEPEAEDEDGADRNQYLHSGLYSSFSISSLQRSLERHRPVKTEPRSDRHDDSSSVIRFITNRGHSSLPSTPPPSSTENSHLSRLSPRLAGSSSCSSSPPQSPAHTLGRGRGQIAETDESESNAQPLNLSSGQRERERSQSTTTPERRGLASSTPTKGRKPKSLEISSSSLLLTGSDLVSIALNSPALPSGSLTPTFLTAQTPSGLLLTPSPLLSNIRFWSSLSPVGPLSPAQLQSHAPFFQFPTLLNGPLPVPLPSVDAASPLLLSSTSHKS from the exons ATGGAGAGCTCCATCACTCTCTGGcagttcctgctgcagctgctgctcgaTCAAAGCCACAAACATCTCATCTGCTGGACGTCTAATGACGGCGAGTTCAAACTGCTCAAGTCAGAGGAAGTGGCCAAGCTGTGGGGGCTGCGCAAGAATAAGACCAACATGAACTATGACAAGCTGAGCAGGGCGCTGCGATACTACTACGACAAA AACATCATCAAGAAGGTGATCGGCCAAAAGTTTGTCTACAAGTTTGTGTCGTTCCCTGACATCCTGAAGATGGACCCGGCCGTGGTGGAGTCGGGTCGCAGCAGTGAGGAGAGTGTCGGGGCCACATCAGAGCCTGAGGCCGAGGACGAGGACGGAGCTGACAGGAACCAGTACCTCCACTCTGGCCTGTACTCCTCCTTCAGCATCAGCTCCCTGCAGCGCTCCTTAGAGCGACACCGGCCCGTCAAGACTGAGCCCAGGTCCGATCGCCATGACgacagctcctccgtcatccgGTTCATCACCAACCGTGGCcactcctccctcccctccacccCGCCTCCATCCTCCACCGAGAACTCCCACCTCTCCAGGCTGTCCCCTCGGCTGGCCGgctcttcctcctgctcctcctcccctccacaAAGCCCCGCCCACACACTGgggagggggcggggccagATCGCAGAGACTGATGAGTCGGAGTCGAACGCTCAGCCTCTGAACCTGTCGTCTGgtcagagggagagggagaggtcACAGAGCACAACCACACCAGAGAGGAGGGGACTGGCCAGCAGTACGCCAACCAAGGGCAGGAAACCAAAAAGTCTGgaaatctcctcctcctccctcctcctaaCAGGCAGCGACCTCGTCTCCATCGCCCTCAACAGCCCGGCGCTGCCTTCAGGGTCCCTGACACCCACCTTCCTCACCGCACAG ACTCCGTCTGGTCTGCTGCTCACTCCCAGTCCTCTGCTCTCCAATATCCGTTTCTGGTCCAGCCTGAGTCCAGTGGGACCCCTGAGTCCCGCCCAGCTCCAGAGCCATGCACCCTTCTTCCAG TTCCCCACTCTGCTGAACGGACCCCTTCCTGTGCCTTTACCCAGCGTGGACGCTgcctctcctctgctgctctcctccACGTCCCACAAGTCCTGA